In one window of Pseudomonadota bacterium DNA:
- the lsrF gene encoding 3-hydroxy-5-phosphonooxypentane-2,4-dione thiolase, with the protein MPEVDESEKEKQFYIDIPAKSEPFFLKGSNNIDWGMKNRLSRIFNPKSGKTVMLAIDHGYFQGPTTGLERVDVTILPLLPYADTLMLTRGILRTIIPPDFDKGIVLRASGGPSILNELSNEQIAIDIDEAIRLNVSAMAVQVFIGGQMETQSVHNMTRLVDMGNRYGIPTLGVTAVGKEMARDAKYMRLASRIIAELGVTYVKTYYVPEGFDTVVAACPVPIVIAGGKKLPELEALTMAYNAIQDGAAGVDMGRNIFQSESPVAMIKAIRKVVHEGENPKAAYDFFLTEKNEAKKG; encoded by the coding sequence ATGCCGGAAGTTGACGAATCTGAAAAGGAAAAGCAGTTTTATATAGACATACCTGCCAAAAGTGAGCCTTTTTTTCTGAAGGGCTCCAACAACATAGACTGGGGGATGAAAAACCGTTTGTCCAGGATATTTAACCCTAAGTCCGGTAAAACAGTTATGCTTGCTATCGACCACGGATATTTTCAAGGCCCAACAACAGGCCTGGAACGTGTTGATGTAACTATCCTGCCGCTTTTACCCTATGCAGATACGCTAATGCTTACCCGTGGCATCTTGAGGACAATTATCCCACCCGACTTTGACAAAGGAATAGTTCTGAGAGCAAGCGGAGGACCAAGCATTTTGAACGAGCTTTCAAATGAGCAAATTGCAATAGATATTGATGAAGCCATCCGTTTGAATGTTTCAGCTATGGCTGTTCAGGTTTTCATCGGGGGACAGATGGAAACGCAATCGGTACACAATATGACCCGCCTTGTGGATATGGGCAACCGCTACGGTATTCCCACGCTCGGTGTTACCGCAGTAGGCAAAGAAATGGCACGGGATGCAAAATACATGCGTCTGGCATCCCGCATCATTGCAGAACTCGGAGTAACATACGTAAAAACCTACTATGTGCCTGAAGGTTTCGATACTGTTGTAGCCGCCTGTCCGGTACCTATTGTTATTGCAGGAGGCAAAAAATTACCTGAACTTGAGGCCTTGACAATGGCTTACAATGCCATCCAGGACGGTGCGGCTGGCGTAGATATGGGCCGTAATATTTTTCAATCAGAATCGCCTGTTGCCATGATTAAAGCAATTAGGAAGGTTGTTCATGAAGGAGAAAATCCTAAGGCAGCTTATGATTTCTTCCTGACCGAAAAGAACGAAGCGAAGAAGGGATAA
- the folK gene encoding 2-amino-4-hydroxy-6-hydroxymethyldihydropteridine diphosphokinase — protein MEQKAFIGIGSNIGNITDNCKLSIMKLAEDKRVRLISISSLYSTSPVSTIEQNNFINCATCVMWNGSPFDLLRFLSNIEKTMGRKRVLKNGPRIIDLDILLFGDLVLDTPLLKIPHPELHKRKFAIIPCIEIEPAIVHPIYGKQLKEFLSDIGDEQNIEMIKSPDFPLTKNTCRD, from the coding sequence GTGGAACAAAAAGCGTTTATAGGAATTGGTTCAAATATCGGCAACATCACAGATAATTGCAAGTTAAGCATAATGAAATTAGCAGAAGACAAGAGGGTCAGGTTAATTTCCATATCTTCCCTTTATTCCACATCACCGGTATCAACAATAGAACAAAACAACTTTATTAATTGTGCAACATGTGTCATGTGGAATGGCTCGCCCTTTGACCTGCTACGTTTTCTTAGCAATATAGAAAAAACAATGGGCAGAAAAAGAGTTTTAAAAAACGGTCCGAGAATAATAGACCTTGACATTCTGCTCTTTGGAGATCTGGTGCTTGATACACCGTTATTAAAGATACCCCACCCTGAGCTTCATAAGAGAAAATTTGCCATTATTCCATGTATTGAAATTGAACCTGCAATCGTTCATCCAATATATGGAAAACAGCTTAAAGAGTTTCTTTCCGATATTGGCGATGAGCAGAATATAGAGATGATCAAATCCCCTGATTTTCCATTGACAAAAAACACCTGCAGAGATTAG
- the tatA gene encoding twin-arginine translocase TatA/TatE family subunit, whose protein sequence is MFGIGFPELIIILVIIFIIFGAGKLPGLGEAIGKSIKNFKKTYKEPDAIDISPPKDSKINDKSS, encoded by the coding sequence ATGTTTGGTATCGGATTTCCTGAACTTATAATTATACTTGTTATAATATTCATCATCTTTGGCGCAGGTAAGCTCCCCGGCTTAGGTGAGGCAATCGGTAAAAGCATTAAGAATTTCAAGAAAACATATAAAGAACCTGACGCAATAGATATATCCCCCCCTAAAGACAGTAAAATTAACGACAAGTCTTCTTAA
- a CDS encoding HAD family hydrolase, with product MNIRFDDIDTMLFDYEGTLVDFQWKLSEAVETTLKMLLDVGFAKDRIKSRRYSTLMKEAMQASTEIGLDPDQVQEKIGCIYDQYDEDALTRWALRPGAKDFLLAIRAKGVRTGLVSNVGGKTLTKALSKLGLEGLFNISLSRNDVLNLKPSPDGLNMAMEWLRAKKDKTIFMGDSLDDINAARNAGLRVIIITEGENVKDDILTAKPDHVIKNYEELLRAL from the coding sequence ATGAATATACGTTTTGATGACATTGACACAATGCTTTTTGATTATGAAGGGACCCTTGTCGATTTTCAATGGAAACTTTCCGAAGCAGTTGAAACAACTCTGAAGATGCTCTTGGATGTTGGTTTTGCTAAAGACCGTATTAAAAGCAGAAGATACTCCACTCTGATGAAAGAGGCCATGCAGGCATCAACTGAAATAGGTTTGGATCCTGATCAAGTGCAGGAGAAGATAGGTTGTATCTATGATCAATACGATGAAGATGCCCTGACACGCTGGGCATTACGACCCGGTGCAAAAGATTTTCTTCTTGCAATCAGAGCAAAGGGGGTTCGTACCGGTCTTGTAAGCAATGTAGGAGGCAAGACCCTTACAAAGGCTTTATCGAAACTTGGCCTGGAAGGGCTTTTTAATATTTCCCTGAGCCGCAATGATGTCCTGAATCTTAAGCCCAGCCCTGATGGGTTAAATATGGCAATGGAATGGCTGAGGGCAAAAAAAGATAAGACCATTTTTATGGGCGACAGTCTGGATGATATCAATGCTGCAAGAAATGCAGGTCTTCGGGTAATAATCATTACAGAAGGGGAAAATGTAAAGGATGATATTCTGACTGCAAAACCTGATCATGTAATTAAAAACTATGAAGAGCTTCTTCGTGCACTTTGA
- the amrB gene encoding AmmeMemoRadiSam system protein B, producing MVYIREPAVSGMFYPGNPEILRRDLAKYMENAVFDAVEGEVIGMISPHAGYVYSAPVAAYGYKSLLGRIYDAVIIIAPSHRVNFEGVAIQNNGGYRTPLGIVDIDEDLSEEILKEGSAVNINTKAHIGEHSLEVQLPFLQVVLNSFKLVPLIMGTQDLSVCEELSRCLYEVLKKSGKHFLIVGSSDLSHYYPYDEAVNIDKVIVEHLEKFNTQGLAEDFSRNKCEACGFGTMITTMMVSEKCGATGSKVLKYANSGEVSGDKSGVVGYVSSVFYKPSENKENLN from the coding sequence ATGGTATATATCAGAGAACCGGCTGTAAGTGGAATGTTCTATCCGGGCAACCCGGAAATTCTACGGAGAGATTTAGCAAAATATATGGAAAATGCGGTCTTTGATGCCGTCGAAGGAGAAGTTATCGGCATGATTTCTCCTCATGCAGGGTATGTTTATTCGGCCCCGGTGGCTGCTTACGGTTATAAGTCGTTGCTTGGCAGGATCTATGATGCTGTAATTATTATAGCACCGAGCCATAGAGTGAATTTTGAAGGAGTTGCAATACAAAACAACGGTGGTTACAGAACGCCTCTTGGAATAGTAGACATAGACGAGGATTTATCTGAGGAGATTTTAAAAGAAGGTAGTGCGGTAAATATAAATACCAAGGCACACATAGGAGAACATTCCCTTGAAGTCCAACTCCCCTTTCTGCAAGTTGTTCTTAATTCATTTAAACTTGTTCCACTTATAATGGGAACACAGGACCTGTCAGTATGTGAGGAATTGTCGAGATGCCTTTATGAAGTGCTAAAAAAGAGCGGCAAGCATTTCTTAATAGTAGGAAGTTCAGACCTTTCCCACTATTATCCATATGACGAAGCAGTAAACATTGACAAAGTTATTGTTGAGCATCTTGAAAAATTCAACACACAGGGACTGGCCGAGGATTTTAGCCGGAATAAATGCGAAGCTTGCGGTTTTGGTACGATGATAACAACTATGATGGTATCTGAAAAATGTGGTGCAACAGGTTCAAAGGTTTTGAAATATGCAAATTCTGGCGAAGTATCAGGTGATAAAAGCGGGGTTGTAGGCTATGTTTCAAGTGTATTCTATAAACCTTCTGAAAATAAGGAGAACCTTAATTGA
- the amrA gene encoding AmmeMemoRadiSam system protein A: MSLSGEEKAELKRFARNAIESVLFGRPEEVVQIPERLKEKGGAFVTIKKKGDLRGCIGYINAILPIFETVKETAIQAAFHDPRFDPVDIKEWEDINIEISVLTPMKKIEDIAEIEVGIHGLYIEKGYNSGLLLPQVATEYNWDRMTFLEHTCYKAGLPKNAWKSKDTIIYIFSADVF, translated from the coding sequence TTGAGTCTTTCTGGAGAAGAAAAGGCAGAGCTTAAAAGGTTTGCAAGAAATGCGATAGAATCTGTTTTATTCGGAAGGCCGGAAGAGGTCGTACAAATCCCGGAAAGGTTGAAGGAAAAAGGTGGTGCCTTTGTTACAATTAAAAAGAAAGGTGATTTAAGAGGATGTATCGGCTACATAAACGCTATATTGCCTATTTTTGAGACTGTGAAAGAGACAGCGATACAAGCGGCATTTCATGATCCGAGGTTTGATCCTGTTGATATAAAAGAATGGGAGGATATCAATATAGAAATTTCTGTTTTAACCCCCATGAAAAAGATCGAAGATATTGCAGAGATAGAAGTTGGCATTCATGGTTTATACATCGAGAAAGGATACAATTCCGGGCTTCTGCTCCCACAGGTGGCTACGGAATATAACTGGGACAGGATGACTTTTCTTGAGCACACATGTTATAAGGCAGGTCTTCCAAAAAACGCCTGGAAATCAAAAGACACTATTATTTATATCTTTTCAGCAGATGTTTTTTAA
- a CDS encoding DUF1858 domain-containing protein, protein MIDKNMSIDDVVKKYPETIRVFEQHGLGCIGCQAALFENIEQGAEIHGIDVSVLISDLNKAVAKTL, encoded by the coding sequence ATGATTGATAAAAACATGTCTATTGATGATGTCGTAAAAAAGTATCCTGAGACAATCCGGGTATTTGAACAGCATGGACTTGGTTGTATCGGATGCCAGGCTGCCCTTTTCGAGAACATTGAACAAGGAGCTGAAATCCACGGGATCGATGTAAGTGTACTGATCAGCGATCTCAATAAAGCAGTAGCAAAAACCCTTTGA
- a CDS encoding nucleotidyltransferase family protein: MQKIYTVILAAGTSSRLGFNKLTVKIDGQSVIARTVECFCIEGIEKIFIVTNPESLEIKKELEDFFLSSSISIVLVNNPDYKDGMSSSVKAVLPFIEDADGVFFHLGDKPFIKRETISSMLDMYLNEGPRMLIPEYNDNKGHPVMVKIKLYIEEMKILTGDRGLREIIDKHMEDVVFIKGDEGSVFDIDTIETINLLKERGYRIEKG, from the coding sequence ATGCAAAAAATATATACGGTAATATTGGCTGCCGGTACTTCAAGCAGACTTGGTTTTAATAAGCTTACAGTAAAAATAGACGGTCAGTCGGTAATTGCCAGGACTGTTGAATGTTTTTGTATAGAAGGTATAGAAAAGATATTTATTGTTACCAATCCTGAAAGCCTTGAAATTAAAAAAGAGCTTGAAGACTTTTTTCTCTCCTCTTCCATATCTATTGTACTTGTTAACAACCCTGATTACAAAGATGGCATGTCCTCATCAGTAAAGGCTGTGCTTCCCTTTATTGAGGACGCTGATGGTGTCTTTTTCCATCTTGGCGATAAGCCTTTTATAAAAAGGGAAACAATAAGCAGTATGCTGGATATGTATTTGAACGAAGGTCCTCGAATGCTTATTCCTGAATATAATGACAACAAGGGACATCCGGTAATGGTGAAAATCAAGCTTTACATTGAGGAGATGAAGATACTCACAGGGGACAGAGGCTTAAGGGAAATCATAGATAAACATATGGAAGATGTGGTATTTATAAAGGGTGATGAGGGAAGTGTTTTCGACATAGATACTATTGAAACAATAAATCTTTTAAAAGAAAGGGGATACAGGATTGAAAAAGGTTAA
- a CDS encoding molybdopterin-binding protein, translated as MKKVKVEDALGLVLAHDITEIIPGKKKDVAFKRGRIIEKDDVEKLLDLGKGQVFIFDKKLKGIHEDEAGMRIARSIIDSNMESVPAKEGKANIVSKVKGLFYVNEKHLYEINRISDVLLSTVPNRYPVKEGDIVAATRIIPLYTNEKVLKRAERVGKKGIISISPFKDLKIGLVITGSEVFSGRIQDGSYVVEEKIRGYGLDVIGKTLVPDDVETIGNAVNALLEKGADIVITTGGLSVDPDDVTKDGIESTGAKVIFYGTPVFPGAMFLVARIKDKYILGAPACVYYSKHTALDIFLPRIMAGEEIRKNDSAKLSYGGLCLHCNVCRYPVCFFGKGL; from the coding sequence TTGAAAAAGGTTAAAGTGGAGGATGCGCTCGGGTTGGTGCTTGCCCATGATATTACCGAGATTATCCCCGGAAAGAAAAAGGATGTGGCCTTCAAAAGGGGAAGGATTATCGAAAAAGATGATGTAGAAAAACTTTTAGATCTTGGTAAAGGGCAAGTATTCATTTTTGATAAGAAACTTAAGGGTATCCACGAAGATGAGGCAGGCATGAGGATTGCCCGATCCATCATAGACAGCAATATGGAGTCTGTTCCTGCGAAGGAAGGAAAAGCAAATATAGTAAGTAAGGTGAAGGGCCTTTTTTATGTGAATGAAAAACATCTCTATGAAATCAATAGAATTTCCGATGTGCTTTTGAGCACCGTCCCGAACAGATACCCGGTGAAAGAAGGCGATATTGTTGCAGCAACAAGGATTATCCCCCTTTACACGAATGAGAAGGTGTTGAAAAGGGCAGAGAGGGTAGGGAAGAAGGGGATTATTTCAATAAGCCCTTTTAAAGACCTTAAAATAGGCCTTGTAATTACGGGCAGTGAGGTCTTTAGCGGCAGGATACAGGACGGTTCTTATGTTGTTGAAGAGAAAATCAGAGGATACGGGCTGGATGTTATAGGCAAGACTCTTGTTCCGGATGATGTTGAAACTATAGGAAATGCCGTTAATGCACTGCTTGAAAAGGGCGCAGATATTGTTATAACAACAGGAGGTCTTTCTGTTGATCCGGACGATGTGACAAAGGATGGGATCGAATCAACAGGAGCTAAAGTTATATTTTATGGTACGCCTGTTTTTCCGGGAGCTATGTTCCTTGTGGCACGTATAAAGGATAAATATATTCTTGGCGCGCCTGCATGTGTTTATTACAGCAAGCACACCGCGCTTGATATATTCCTCCCAAGGATTATGGCAGGGGAGGAAATACGTAAAAATGATTCGGCTAAACTTTCATACGGCGGTCTTTGTCTGCATTGCAATGTTTGCCGTTATCCTGTATGTTTTTTCGGGAAGGGATTGTGA
- the yqeB gene encoding selenium-dependent molybdenum cofactor biosynthesis protein YqeB — protein MNNRIQDLKIVIKGAGEMASGIACRLFMANLKQIVMTEIPKPLTVRRTVAFSEAIYEKEWTVEGVVAGLAMNADVIEKIWKENKIAVIVDPEWKIVEELKPDVVIDAIMAKRNIGTEKGEAPLVIGVGPGFSAPQDVHAVVESNRGHNLGRVFYSGAAEPYTGIPGPVMGYTTERVLRSPHEGLIKHVKTMGDQVKKGETVMFVNDTPVPAPFDALLRGLIREIHVKAEEKIGDIDPKATKEYCFIITEKARAIGGGVLEAIMHFSFA, from the coding sequence ATGAACAACAGAATTCAGGATTTAAAGATAGTTATAAAGGGTGCCGGCGAGATGGCATCAGGAATTGCATGCAGACTTTTTATGGCTAATCTTAAACAGATTGTCATGACCGAGATACCCAAGCCGCTTACTGTAAGAAGAACCGTTGCCTTTTCCGAAGCAATCTATGAAAAAGAATGGACGGTTGAAGGTGTTGTTGCAGGCCTGGCGATGAATGCGGATGTGATTGAGAAAATCTGGAAAGAGAATAAAATAGCAGTGATAGTTGACCCTGAATGGAAGATCGTAGAAGAACTAAAGCCGGATGTGGTTATTGATGCAATTATGGCAAAACGGAATATCGGGACAGAGAAAGGCGAAGCACCGCTGGTTATAGGTGTAGGTCCGGGTTTTTCAGCACCGCAGGACGTCCATGCGGTAGTGGAGAGCAACAGAGGGCACAACCTTGGGAGAGTTTTTTATAGCGGCGCAGCAGAGCCGTATACAGGGATACCTGGTCCTGTAATGGGTTATACTACTGAACGGGTGTTGAGGTCGCCGCACGAAGGTCTGATAAAACATGTCAAGACAATGGGAGATCAGGTAAAAAAAGGTGAGACAGTGATGTTTGTCAATGATACGCCCGTGCCTGCTCCATTCGATGCTTTACTTAGAGGGCTGATACGCGAGATCCATGTGAAGGCAGAAGAAAAGATAGGAGATATTGATCCGAAAGCAACAAAAGAATATTGTTTTATTATTACAGAAAAAGCAAGAGCAATAGGCGGTGGTGTACTTGAGGCGATTATGCACTTTTCCTTCGCATAA